One Vitis riparia cultivar Riparia Gloire de Montpellier isolate 1030 chromosome 4, EGFV_Vit.rip_1.0, whole genome shotgun sequence genomic window carries:
- the LOC117912400 gene encoding anthocyanidin 3-O-glucosyltransferase 5-like — MEGTKPHAALLASPGMGHLIPVLELGKRLITYHGFQVTVFVVATEVSPAQSLLLQQATTPHLPNLVSLPVVNDSILVDPEASVLEQLLSMVRGSLPRLRSAISAMKVPPTVLIVDMFGLEAFKIANEFEMLKYVYITSNAWFLAFTAYLPVLDKLVETKCSDLQEPTRIPGCKPLWVEHVFEPVLDIKNEMYHAYMRMAVEITMADGVLVNTWENLEHPTLAAMRDDKLLGQIVKAPVYPVGPLTRPIEPTDSENGVLDWLGMQPSESVIYVSFGSGGTLSAKQTTELAWGLELSRQNFVWVIRPPMDDDAAAALFTSADGRDGIAEYLPDGFLERTKKVGCVVPMWAPQAQILGHPSVGGFITHCGWNSTLESMVNGVPMIAWPLYAEQKMNAVMLTEELGVAIRPNVFPTKGVVGREEIATMVRRLMEDSEGNAIRAKVKELKYSAEKALSKGGSSYTSLSHVVMDCQMMSRSSQQPLDNRTSTNPPSPSLKGMHLTTVR, encoded by the coding sequence ATGGAAGGCACAAAACCTCATGCAGCCCTACTCGCTAGCCCTGGCATGGGTCACCTCATCCCCGTTCTCGAGCTTGGAAAGCGCCTTATCACTTATCACGGCTTCCAAGTCACCGTTTTTGTGGTGGCAACTGAAGTCTCACCCGCCCAATCCCTGCTGCTCCAACAAGCCACCACTCCTCATCTCCCTAACTTGGTCTCACTTCCGGTGGTTAATGACTCCATCTTAGTCGACCCAGAAGCATCTGTCCTTGAACAGCTGCTGTCTATGGTACGCGGCTCCCTTCCACGGCTCCGCTCTGCAATCTCGGCCATGAAGGTTCCTCCAACCGTCCTCATAGTCGATATGTTTGGTCTCGAAGCTTTCAAAATCGCTAATGAGTTTGAGATGCTCAAGTACGTTTACATTACTTCAAACGCATGGTTCCTTGCTTTCACCGCATATTTACCCGTCCTCGATAAGCTGGTGGAAACCAAATGCTCTGATCTCCAAGAACCCACTCGAATTCCCGGGTGCAAGCCGTTATGGGTGGAACATGTATTTGAGCCGGTTCTGGACATCAAGAATGAGATGTACCACGCATACATGCGTATGGCGGTTGAGATCACCATGGCCGATGGAGTATTGGTGAACACGTGGGAGAACCTGGAGCATCCAACGCTTGCTGCCATGCGCGATGACAAACTCTTGGGCCAGATAGTAAAGGCCCCCGTCTATCCCGTCGGCCCACTTACTAGACCCATAGAACCGACCGATTCGGAGAACGGTGTATTGGACTGGCTGGGCATGCAACCCAGTGAATCAGTAATTTACGTTTCGTTTGGAAGCGGTGGAACTCTATCAGCTAAGCAAACTACCGAGCTGGCTTGGGGTTTGGAGCTGAGCCGTCAAAACTTTGTCTGGGTGATACGGCCACCCATGGATGATGATGCAGCGGCGGCTCTTTTCACATCGGCGGACGGACGTGATGGCATCGCAGAGTACTTGCCTGATGGGTTCTTGGAGCGGACCAAAAAGGTTGGATGTGTGGTACCCATGTGGGCCCCGCAAGCCCAGATTTTGGGGCATCCATCGGTTGGAGGATTCATAACGCATTGCGGGTGGAATTCAACTCTGGAGAGTATGGTGAATGGGGTACCCATGATTGCATGGCCACTCTACGCCGAGCAAAAGATGAACGCAGTCATGTTAACCGAAGAGCTGGGTGTGGCCATCAGACCAAATGTGTTTCCCACCAAGGGAGTGGTGGGCAGGGAGGAGATAGCGACCATGGTGAGGAGGCTGATGGAGGACTCGGAAGGGAATGCAATAAGGGCTAAAGTTAAGGAATTGAAATACAGTGCCGAGAAGGCTTTAAGCAAGGGTGGTTCCTCCTACACTTCACTGTCTCATGTGGTCATGGATTGCCAGATGATGAGCCGATCATCCCAGCAACCCTTGGATAACAGAACCTCCACCAATCCTCCATCCCCGTCACTCAAAGGGATGCACCTGACCACTGTGCGTTGA